The genomic stretch GTTAACTGGAATGAAGAACCTTTTGCCAAAGGCGCTTTTGCTACCGATCTCCCAGGGCAACTGCTGAATTTCGGCTATGACATGCTGTTACCGGAATACAACAGCCATGTGTTCTTTGCGGGTGAACACACCTCTTCCAAACACGGCTGGATGCAGGGGGCACTCTATAGCGGAATGTTTGCCGCAAACTGTCTGGCTTATAATTTTTATCTATAAAGCTATAAACTCCCACCCGTTATCATGTGATCTATTGCTGTAACAAACAAATGCTTTTCTTAATATATTGTAAGAAACCAATATCAAGGTCTGGGATGTTACAGGCAAAACAATCGGAGGCACTCTGCCCTATCGGTGCTTATCCCCCCAGCAAATTAAATGAATCCACCAATGAGATTGGTCAGACATACAATCTGCTTGAAATACAGCAGATTGTATATACGAACAAAAAACATAGAGGACCAAAGCCCTCTATGTAATCCTTGTTATTCATACAGACAAGGTGCAATTTCTGCACTGTCCATGTTAACAGCATTATACCACTGGCATCCGGTATCCACATCCTCCACCTTCTCACCTTTGGCTGCTGCTACTGCAAGTTTCACAGCATTGTAACCGATGGATACCGGATCCTGTGTAACGGAACCATAAAACACACCAGATTTTACCGCATCCAGCTGTAAGGCACCGGAGTCAAAGCCAACGGCTATCACTTTATCAGCTCCCAGCTTGTTCATGCCTTCATTTGCATTTATGATACATTTCGCTGCAAATTCATTAGAACCATAGATTCCGATTAAATCTTCTTTATTAAGAAGTGTAAGGGCTTCCGTCTTACCGGCGTTGTCTGTAACTTCAGTCGGTATTCTAATTTCAATTACAACCTTTGCTCCTTCCACTTTACGACTGTATTTGTCATGCCCTTCCACAGAGGATTTGTCTTCACCAATAAGGGCAGACATTTTTTCGGCAAAACCTGCGGTTCTCTGGGTTATTGACTCAGAATTGGCTTCCTGTGCTACTACACCGATGCGTACTGTTTCAGACGGGTCTGTCACTTTATCCATAATAGCTTCGTACATTTTTTCGGCAGCAAGCTCACCTGCTTTATAGTTATCCGTTGCAGCATTGGCAGCTACTGCTCCTTCCGGAGCGCCTGGAACACCGGAATCAAATCCGATGATAGGTATCTTCTTGGATTGTGCATTTGCAATAGAATCAATTGCTGCGCTTGTATCAAGTGCTGCAAGACATATTGCGCTGGGATTTTTGTTGATGGCATTGTTAAGCTGTT from Anaerocolumna sp. AGMB13020 encodes the following:
- a CDS encoding ABC transporter substrate-binding protein — protein: MYLKRVAAMGIAAVFLMGTLLTGCSKENASQTNGGTEASGGKMTVEIVAKGFQHDFWQAVLKGTEKAATEFGVTTNFVGPEGEGAIAAQVEQLNNAINKNPSAICLAALDTSAAIDSIANAQSKKIPIIGFDSGVPGAPEGAVAANAATDNYKAGELAAEKMYEAIMDKVTDPSETVRIGVVAQEANSESITQRTAGFAEKMSALIGEDKSSVEGHDKYSRKVEGAKVVIEIRIPTEVTDNAGKTEALTLLNKEDLIGIYGSNEFAAKCIINANEGMNKLGADKVIAVGFDSGALQLDAVKSGVFYGSVTQDPVSIGYNAVKLAVAAAKGEKVEDVDTGCQWYNAVNMDSAEIAPCLYE